A genome region from Candidatus Neomarinimicrobiota bacterium includes the following:
- a CDS encoding cupin domain-containing protein, which translates to MTDNTQSAAPKVETLSEMIDYQEGAVVSRTLLKKNTGTLTLFAFDKGEGLSEHTSPYEAFVHIIDGKSLITISGEEYHLESGEVITLPADDPHALKATERFKMLLTMIREK; encoded by the coding sequence ATGACTGACAATACACAATCAGCGGCACCTAAGGTGGAAACCCTGTCTGAGATGATTGATTACCAGGAAGGTGCGGTGGTGAGTCGAACCTTACTCAAAAAGAATACGGGGACATTGACCTTGTTTGCCTTCGATAAGGGCGAGGGACTGAGCGAACACACCTCGCCGTACGAGGCCTTTGTCCACATCATCGATGGGAAATCCCTGATTACCATCTCCGGTGAGGAATATCACCTGGAATCTGGTGAGGTGATCACGCTCCCGGCCGATGATCCACACGCGCTGAAGGCAACGGAACGGTTCAAAATGCTGCTGACTATGATTCGGGAGAAATGA
- a CDS encoding xanthine dehydrogenase family protein molybdopterin-binding subunit, giving the protein MAKKIVKSRFYFEEGFQEHLAEVSTDSPKSWGDNDTLEIVGKPVSRIDGYDKVSGTAVYAFDKISPKMTYARTLRCPHPHAKIKSIDSKAAEKVQGVLKILTHKNAPKIPWYGMSYLFDPHLRFEGDEVAVVVAETEQIAEDALKLIQVEYEKLPFVTDAGAAMEDSAPQIHDSGNIAGGEPDRYSRGDIEEGFGAADFVQEDTFNTQVVIHNPTEVHCSTVNWDGDDLVVWDSTQGIFGVRDTVARSLKIPANKVRIIKKYMGGGFGAKLTTGKYTVMAALAARDIGRPVKIAVDRRAMNLAVGNRPDSVQTLKIGAKKDGTLTAISHSSYGAAGAYPSGAGCSWPARSMYQCPNVFTEDYTVFINAGPGRPFRAPGHPQGTFALDSILDDVAEKLDIDPMEFRLRNFAEQDQVSNQPYTSKLLKEAYEKGSQAIGWEKRRSPAGSDEGPIKSGIGMASQIWWGGGGPPAGATIRLNRDGSIRVIAGTQDIGTGTYTIMAQVAAEVLEIPMEKVEVILGDTAVAPYCGGSGGSTTAASVTPAVRNAAEKMKAKLISGAAAVLEVPENQLTYNDGVITDSNDGETRITISEIVRELREQVLITNGARGENPDGYSVQTFGAQFADVSVDTETGIVTVNRIVASHDIGRVLNRKTLENQFHGGMIQGMSYALMEERVIDQNTGKVLTTNLHNYKLPTVKDIPEMEIIIVSESDDMVNSTGVKGIGEPAIIPTAAAIANAVYNAIGVRIKSLPITPDKVLNALYG; this is encoded by the coding sequence ATGGCAAAAAAGATAGTCAAATCACGGTTCTACTTCGAAGAGGGCTTCCAGGAGCATTTGGCCGAGGTCTCAACCGACAGCCCCAAATCGTGGGGCGATAACGATACACTGGAAATCGTCGGAAAGCCGGTCTCCCGAATTGACGGGTATGACAAAGTGAGCGGCACAGCGGTCTACGCTTTTGACAAGATTTCCCCAAAGATGACTTATGCGCGGACGCTCCGCTGTCCTCATCCCCATGCGAAAATCAAGTCTATCGATTCCAAAGCGGCGGAGAAGGTGCAGGGTGTCCTGAAAATCCTGACACACAAAAACGCGCCCAAAATTCCATGGTATGGAATGAGTTACCTGTTTGATCCGCACCTGCGGTTCGAGGGCGATGAGGTAGCGGTTGTGGTCGCCGAAACCGAACAGATTGCGGAAGATGCGCTCAAACTCATCCAGGTGGAATACGAAAAATTACCGTTCGTCACGGATGCTGGCGCTGCCATGGAGGACAGTGCGCCACAAATCCATGATTCCGGAAACATCGCTGGCGGCGAGCCGGACAGGTACAGCCGTGGAGATATAGAGGAGGGATTTGGTGCGGCAGATTTCGTCCAGGAAGATACCTTCAACACGCAGGTCGTCATCCATAATCCCACAGAAGTCCACTGCAGCACGGTCAACTGGGACGGCGACGATCTGGTGGTCTGGGATTCCACCCAGGGCATATTCGGCGTGCGGGATACGGTGGCGAGATCCCTTAAAATTCCGGCCAACAAGGTACGGATTATCAAAAAGTACATGGGCGGCGGATTCGGCGCCAAACTGACCACCGGTAAATACACAGTCATGGCGGCGCTGGCAGCCAGAGATATCGGTCGACCGGTGAAGATTGCGGTGGATCGCAGGGCAATGAATCTCGCTGTCGGCAACCGCCCGGATTCTGTTCAGACATTGAAAATTGGAGCGAAGAAGGACGGTACGCTCACCGCAATATCACATTCTTCGTACGGTGCTGCTGGCGCATATCCCAGCGGCGCGGGATGCAGCTGGCCGGCGCGTTCCATGTACCAATGCCCTAATGTGTTTACAGAGGATTACACTGTGTTCATCAACGCCGGGCCGGGCAGACCGTTTCGCGCGCCGGGGCATCCCCAGGGGACGTTCGCGCTGGATTCCATCCTGGATGACGTGGCCGAAAAACTGGATATCGACCCCATGGAATTCCGCTTACGCAATTTCGCTGAGCAGGATCAGGTCTCGAATCAACCGTACACGAGTAAACTCTTGAAAGAAGCATACGAAAAAGGCTCGCAAGCCATCGGATGGGAGAAGCGTCGCAGTCCAGCAGGTTCTGATGAAGGTCCAATAAAATCCGGGATCGGTATGGCGTCGCAGATCTGGTGGGGCGGAGGCGGCCCGCCGGCCGGAGCGACTATTCGTCTTAATAGGGACGGCAGCATCCGGGTCATCGCCGGGACGCAGGATATCGGCACCGGCACCTACACCATCATGGCGCAGGTCGCGGCGGAAGTCCTGGAAATTCCCATGGAAAAAGTTGAAGTCATTTTGGGCGATACTGCGGTGGCGCCCTACTGCGGCGGCAGCGGCGGCAGTACTACGGCGGCGTCGGTTACTCCAGCTGTCCGTAATGCCGCAGAAAAGATGAAGGCGAAACTCATCTCCGGGGCTGCGGCTGTGCTGGAGGTGCCGGAAAATCAATTGACCTACAACGATGGCGTGATCACCGATTCCAATGATGGGGAGACCCGTATCACAATTTCTGAGATCGTTCGGGAGCTCCGGGAGCAGGTGCTGATCACTAACGGCGCCCGTGGCGAAAATCCCGACGGATACTCGGTGCAGACGTTCGGCGCCCAGTTTGCGGATGTGTCGGTGGATACGGAGACGGGAATCGTAACGGTCAACCGAATTGTCGCATCCCACGATATCGGTCGCGTCCTGAACCGGAAGACGCTGGAGAACCAGTTTCACGGCGGGATGATCCAGGGCATGAGCTACGCGCTGATGGAGGAGCGGGTCATTGATCAGAATACCGGCAAGGTGCTCACCACCAACCTCCACAACTACAAACTCCCCACAGTGAAGGACATCCCGGAGATGGAGATCATCATTGTGAGCGAATCCGATGATATGGTGAATAGCACAGGCGTCAAGGGCATCGGCGAGCCGGCGATTATTCCGACGGCTGCAGCCATCGCTAATGCGGTGTACAACGCCATCGGCGTGCGGATTAAGAGCCTGCCGATTACGCCGGATAAGGTGCTAAATGCGCTATACGGATGA
- a CDS encoding nucleotidyltransferase family protein — translation MPNNIAGIILAAGKSSRFGAPKVLQSFLGTPFVTCISSALQSAGIRDIWLVLGHEFDQLSPKIPSKNSFEIIENPDYEQGQFSSLQTGIRSLPADVAGSVMCLVDHPHINAGTYRTVVTAARQDSKSIVIPTYEDRGGHPVHIPEILFEDIVEADPAKVTLRDIFDCYRDKIIRVPVDEPGIRWDIDTPEDLHRIEAEYEGL, via the coding sequence ATGCCAAATAACATCGCCGGGATTATTCTGGCGGCGGGAAAATCTTCCCGATTCGGCGCGCCCAAAGTACTCCAATCCTTTTTAGGTACTCCGTTTGTTACCTGTATTTCGAGTGCGTTGCAAAGTGCAGGCATCCGTGATATATGGCTTGTGCTGGGACATGAATTTGACCAGCTATCCCCAAAAATTCCTTCTAAAAATTCTTTCGAAATTATTGAAAATCCGGATTACGAGCAGGGGCAGTTCTCTTCGCTTCAGACTGGAATTCGCAGTTTACCAGCAGATGTTGCCGGATCAGTTATGTGTCTTGTCGACCATCCTCATATAAATGCTGGTACTTACCGGACTGTTGTCACTGCAGCACGGCAGGATTCCAAATCGATAGTCATTCCGACCTATGAAGACCGGGGTGGGCATCCGGTACATATCCCAGAGATTCTTTTCGAGGATATTGTTGAGGCTGATCCTGCGAAAGTGACACTGCGCGATATTTTTGACTGTTATCGAGATAAAATCATTCGCGTCCCGGTAGATGAGCCGGGCATTCGCTGGGATATCGATACGCCCGAGGATTTGCATCGGATTGAGGCGGAGTACGAGGGATTGTAG
- a CDS encoding 4Fe-4S dicluster domain-containing protein — protein MATKRFAFVIETERCIDCKACMVSCSVENNVPVGHHRNWVHQIGIKGTFPDVGMSFEPGQCMHCENPPCERVCPVGATYRRDDGLVMVDQDVCIGCKYCIEACPYDARYFNEETGVTDKCTACVHRVYQGEEPACVATCIGDARHFGDINDPGSKVSKLLATNDYYRVYEAAGTEPAVYYIYKGGRKA, from the coding sequence ATGGCAACGAAGCGATTTGCATTTGTGATTGAAACGGAACGCTGCATCGACTGCAAGGCGTGCATGGTCTCCTGCTCGGTGGAAAACAACGTGCCGGTGGGACATCACCGGAACTGGGTGCATCAGATCGGCATCAAGGGCACGTTCCCGGATGTGGGGATGTCCTTTGAGCCGGGACAGTGCATGCACTGTGAGAATCCGCCGTGCGAGCGGGTCTGTCCGGTGGGCGCTACCTATCGTCGGGATGACGGTTTGGTGATGGTAGATCAGGATGTCTGTATCGGGTGCAAGTACTGTATCGAAGCGTGTCCGTACGACGCGCGCTATTTCAACGAAGAGACTGGGGTCACCGATAAGTGTACGGCGTGCGTCCACCGCGTCTACCAGGGCGAGGAGCCCGCGTGTGTGGCGACCTGCATCGGCGATGCACGGCATTTTGGTGATATCAACGATCCCGGCAGCAAGGTCTCCAAACTGCTGGCGACCAACGATTATTATCGCGTTTACGAGGCCGCAGGTACCGAGCCGGCGGTGTATTATATCTACAAGGGAGGACGAAAAGCATGA
- a CDS encoding (2Fe-2S)-binding protein encodes MGDNGAGNGISRRKFLKGFGTGMVGSTVILNSLGAATKEEKEQMREYLQNAEPLTLTVNGKKHRLMVEARTTLAEVLRNHLQLTGTKIVCNQGECGGCTVLLDGMAIYSCHLLALDAAGKSVTTIEGLLTGEELHPLQEAFVEKDGLQCGFCTPGQIMAAKELLAKNPKPTRKEIQHGMAGNICRCAAYPKIIESVEYAAGVSNSK; translated from the coding sequence ATGGGTGATAACGGAGCCGGAAACGGCATATCCCGCCGGAAGTTTCTGAAGGGATTCGGCACCGGCATGGTCGGCAGTACCGTGATTCTGAACAGTTTGGGCGCTGCCACCAAAGAAGAGAAAGAGCAGATGCGCGAGTATCTGCAGAACGCCGAACCGCTGACCCTGACCGTCAATGGTAAAAAACATCGGCTGATGGTAGAGGCACGGACGACCCTTGCGGAGGTTCTGAGAAATCATCTCCAGCTGACCGGCACGAAAATCGTATGCAACCAGGGTGAATGCGGCGGCTGTACTGTTCTGCTGGACGGGATGGCTATTTACAGCTGCCATCTGTTGGCGCTGGACGCTGCCGGAAAATCCGTCACAACTATCGAGGGACTGTTGACCGGCGAAGAACTCCATCCGCTGCAGGAAGCGTTTGTGGAGAAGGACGGGCTCCAGTGTGGATTCTGCACGCCGGGTCAAATTATGGCGGCGAAAGAACTGCTGGCGAAAAATCCTAAGCCGACCCGGAAGGAAATTCAGCACGGGATGGCGGGCAATATCTGTCGCTGTGCTGCCTATCCAAAGATAATCGAATCGGTGGAGTACGCCGCCGGTGTGAGCAATTCGAAATAA
- a CDS encoding XdhC/CoxI family protein: protein MENIYRKIAELIENGQAGVLVTVIDVSGSAPRHPGSKMLVLGGGTIVGTIGGGKLEVDAIAEASKVSAEQGMVKKSFVLNEENDMLCGGTAELLFEPVGSKEHLVIFGAGHIGYALAPLAKQAEFRVTIVDDRPEYANPERFPDADKIVAEEYPGIFDSVNLTKRSYVVIVTNKHIHDEEVLRFALEQPHKYIGMIGSRNKSRKVLEHLRKDGFGEELLSTVHTPVGLNIGAETPFEIAVSILSEMIAVKRGMDTDSLSMKLPKEVHAK from the coding sequence ATGGAAAATATCTATAGAAAAATTGCAGAATTGATTGAAAACGGCCAAGCCGGCGTCTTAGTCACCGTCATCGATGTGTCCGGATCGGCGCCGCGGCACCCGGGCAGCAAGATGCTGGTGCTGGGGGGCGGGACCATCGTTGGAACGATTGGGGGCGGAAAGTTGGAGGTGGATGCGATTGCCGAGGCGTCCAAGGTCTCTGCCGAACAGGGAATGGTGAAGAAATCTTTCGTGCTGAACGAGGAGAACGACATGCTCTGCGGCGGGACGGCGGAACTGCTGTTCGAGCCGGTGGGGTCGAAGGAGCATCTGGTTATCTTTGGTGCGGGGCATATCGGTTACGCCCTGGCGCCGCTGGCGAAACAGGCGGAATTTCGGGTGACCATTGTGGATGATCGCCCGGAGTATGCCAATCCGGAGCGGTTTCCTGATGCGGATAAAATTGTTGCAGAAGAGTATCCGGGAATCTTTGACAGCGTGAATTTGACTAAGCGAAGTTACGTGGTCATTGTGACCAACAAGCACATCCACGACGAGGAAGTGCTTCGGTTTGCACTGGAGCAGCCGCACAAATATATCGGGATGATCGGGAGCAGGAATAAGTCCCGGAAAGTCCTGGAGCATCTCCGGAAGGACGGCTTCGGTGAGGAACTGTTGTCCACGGTTCATACGCCGGTGGGCCTGAACATCGGAGCCGAAACGCCGTTCGAGATCGCCGTGAGCATCCTGAGTGAGATGATCGCCGTGAAACGTGGTATGGATACGGATTCGCTCTCGATGAAGTTGCCCAAAGAAGTCCATGCCAAATAA
- the nrfD gene encoding polysulfide reductase NrfD translates to MTEFHWNWLIVNYLFLAGISAGAFATSGLANYLGGQKYGTVAKVGAYIAPFPVIIGTSLLLFDLGKPLRFWRLFAGIQWTSPMSIGSWLLSIFIVISLAYFLLWLPKPYSNFVRVPRSLKDIIRLKNWTKLTPGENCRWRLILGAVGLPLSVGVAMYTGVLLGAVPARPFWNTPMVAQLFLFSAMSTGVGAILVISAIMTRHSESYHEKVLLNSVDTVLIVFEIFMIIPFLLHQTLSTWSHKEAVGLIMGGEFTAQFWIGVILIGILIPLSIEIYELWHLVVKKHMPKMRINLGMISGGLVIIGGLMLRYVFVYAGQVSHFLPHY, encoded by the coding sequence ATGACGGAATTCCACTGGAACTGGCTCATCGTCAACTACCTCTTTTTAGCAGGGATAAGCGCCGGCGCATTTGCCACATCCGGACTGGCAAACTACTTGGGAGGACAGAAGTACGGCACCGTCGCAAAGGTCGGCGCCTACATCGCGCCATTCCCGGTAATTATCGGCACGTCGCTACTCCTGTTTGACCTGGGGAAACCGCTCAGGTTCTGGCGGCTTTTTGCAGGGATTCAGTGGACGTCTCCCATGTCCATCGGAAGCTGGCTGCTCAGCATCTTCATCGTCATTAGCCTGGCTTATTTCCTGCTCTGGCTCCCGAAACCGTACAGCAATTTCGTGCGTGTGCCGCGATCACTCAAGGATATCATCAGATTGAAAAACTGGACAAAACTCACACCAGGGGAAAACTGTCGCTGGCGCCTCATTCTCGGAGCAGTTGGATTACCACTCTCGGTCGGCGTAGCGATGTATACCGGTGTGCTGCTCGGAGCCGTCCCGGCGCGTCCGTTCTGGAACACGCCCATGGTGGCACAGCTGTTTCTCTTCTCGGCGATGTCCACCGGCGTCGGTGCAATCCTGGTGATCAGCGCCATCATGACACGACACTCGGAATCGTATCACGAGAAGGTGCTGCTCAACTCCGTAGATACGGTACTGATTGTGTTCGAGATTTTTATGATTATCCCGTTTCTGCTGCACCAGACGCTGTCCACATGGAGCCACAAAGAAGCAGTCGGACTGATCATGGGTGGCGAATTCACAGCGCAGTTCTGGATCGGCGTTATCCTCATCGGGATACTGATACCGCTGTCCATTGAAATTTACGAGTTGTGGCATCTGGTGGTGAAAAAGCACATGCCAAAGATGCGCATTAATCTCGGTATGATAAGTGGCGGCTTGGTTATTATCGGTGGGCTAATGTTACGGTACGTATTTGTTTATGCCGGACAGGTATCGCACTTTTTGCCGCATTATTAA
- a CDS encoding ubiquinol-cytochrome c reductase iron-sulfur subunit, with translation MSEKQINSTVSKGDSRRSFLKKVAGVFLLGGLFSQGWFALRSMNSPGIQRAVNRYKLGKPEDFQDGFTFIEHAKVFVEKQGDEYAALSAVCTHLGCTLKKENEGTSQYFQCPCHRSKFNADGKNIAGPANKPLQYLELLISPDDGQLMVDLSSPIGNRKALVV, from the coding sequence ATGAGCGAAAAACAAATAAATAGCACTGTGTCCAAAGGCGACAGTCGCCGGAGTTTCCTGAAAAAAGTTGCCGGTGTCTTTTTGTTGGGCGGACTCTTTTCCCAGGGATGGTTTGCACTCAGGTCAATGAATTCGCCGGGAATCCAGCGAGCAGTCAATCGCTATAAACTCGGGAAACCGGAAGATTTCCAGGACGGTTTTACCTTCATCGAACACGCGAAGGTTTTTGTGGAAAAACAGGGCGATGAATACGCGGCACTCTCCGCAGTTTGCACTCATCTGGGATGCACTTTAAAAAAAGAGAACGAGGGTACTTCCCAATATTTCCAGTGTCCGTGTCACCGTTCAAAATTCAACGCGGATGGTAAAAATATTGCTGGGCCAGCGAACAAACCGCTGCAGTATCTCGAATTGTTAATCAGTCCTGATGACGGGCAGTTGATGGTTGATTTAAGTAGTCCTATTGGGAACCGGAAGGCATTGGTCGTATAA
- a CDS encoding xanthine dehydrogenase family protein subunit M, producing the protein MRNFKYLQPKTLDEASTLLAESGTGALPMGGGTDLLGILKEDIAAPEKVVNLKSVPGMREIQYSKSDGLTIGGQVTITEIAESDAIPEQYKILTEAANVIASPQLRNVGTLGGNLCQRPRCWYFRGDFDCLRKGGDVCYAVGGEDKYHCVIGGGPCFIVHPSDMAVALLALDARVEIFSAGSSKTIPLSEFFVLPNEDYTVENILEQGEIVTKVHVPTLPNNAKSHYIKIMERQVWDFAVVSIGAVVRGNSRKIDSGRIAFGGVAPVPWTEAELNNAIAGLSTDEVSLEKLKSVALKDAAPMDKNAYKVPLARNLVKRVLRELS; encoded by the coding sequence ATGCGAAATTTCAAATATCTCCAACCGAAAACGCTGGACGAAGCCAGCACACTCCTTGCTGAGTCAGGAACCGGTGCCCTGCCCATGGGCGGCGGGACGGATCTGCTGGGAATACTCAAAGAAGACATCGCCGCTCCGGAAAAAGTGGTGAATCTGAAGTCCGTCCCGGGGATGCGGGAAATTCAGTATTCCAAAAGTGACGGTCTCACCATCGGCGGACAGGTGACGATTACGGAGATTGCTGAGAGCGATGCCATCCCGGAGCAGTATAAGATTTTGACCGAAGCGGCCAACGTCATCGCATCGCCGCAGCTCCGGAATGTCGGAACTCTGGGCGGGAATCTCTGTCAACGACCGCGTTGCTGGTATTTTCGCGGGGATTTCGACTGTCTCCGAAAAGGCGGTGACGTCTGCTATGCGGTCGGCGGTGAGGATAAGTATCACTGTGTCATCGGCGGCGGTCCGTGCTTTATCGTCCATCCGTCGGATATGGCGGTGGCGCTGCTGGCTTTGGATGCACGAGTAGAGATTTTTTCTGCCGGAAGCTCCAAAACGATTCCGCTTAGCGAATTTTTCGTCTTGCCCAACGAAGATTACACTGTGGAAAATATCCTGGAACAGGGAGAAATCGTGACGAAGGTGCACGTTCCGACGCTGCCGAATAACGCCAAAAGTCATTACATCAAGATCATGGAGCGGCAAGTCTGGGATTTCGCCGTGGTGAGCATAGGTGCGGTTGTCCGCGGAAATTCCCGGAAGATAGACTCCGGCCGGATCGCGTTCGGCGGCGTGGCGCCGGTGCCGTGGACGGAAGCCGAATTGAATAATGCGATCGCCGGACTCTCAACGGATGAGGTATCTTTGGAAAAACTGAAATCGGTGGCGCTAAAAGATGCGGCTCCCATGGACAAGAACGCCTACAAGGTGCCGTTGGCGCGAAACCTGGTGAAGCGGGTGTTGCGGGAACTGAGTTAA
- a CDS encoding cytochrome b N-terminal domain-containing protein, with translation MSKSKTKSVLLKFLLHLHPPRIPESSTKFSYTFGLGGLAIFSFLLTTITGIVLLFQYSPTPESAHASMEQIATVIPYGWYIRNLHFWSAQVLVITAVLHMLRIVLTGGYLRGRSFNFQIGLILLVLLFITDFTGFPLRRDAESHWALVVGTNLIKTIPVIGAGLYEFIVGGAEITGTTLLRFYGWHIFGLPFIATILVVYHIYRIRKDGGISRKKGNSRPASITREQLVKKEVLFMLAALVGLILLSVFWTPHLGLSVESSPQLTEVQAPWIFLGIQFLLRYLPPVIAGIVIPIAILIFWAAMPYLDKKDDLQGIWSPEPRKRFWLTFVLTLAFIGGTMLAEVVV, from the coding sequence ATGAGTAAATCGAAAACTAAATCCGTCCTCCTCAAATTCCTGTTGCACCTTCATCCGCCGCGGATTCCGGAATCGTCGACGAAGTTCAGTTATACGTTCGGTTTAGGCGGACTGGCAATTTTCTCGTTCTTGCTGACGACCATCACCGGGATTGTTCTGTTGTTTCAGTATTCACCGACGCCGGAGAGCGCCCACGCCTCCATGGAACAGATCGCCACGGTGATTCCATATGGCTGGTACATTCGGAATCTGCATTTCTGGTCGGCACAGGTACTGGTGATCACAGCGGTGCTTCACATGCTCAGAATCGTGCTGACCGGCGGCTACCTCAGGGGACGATCGTTCAATTTCCAGATCGGACTGATTCTGTTAGTATTGTTGTTTATTACCGATTTTACGGGGTTCCCCCTCCGGAGGGATGCAGAATCACATTGGGCGCTGGTCGTTGGGACGAACCTGATTAAGACCATTCCGGTGATTGGAGCAGGGTTATATGAGTTCATCGTCGGCGGAGCTGAAATCACCGGTACCACTTTGCTGCGATTCTACGGCTGGCACATCTTCGGTCTGCCGTTCATCGCGACAATTCTGGTTGTCTATCACATCTATCGGATACGCAAGGACGGCGGGATTTCGAGGAAAAAGGGCAATTCGCGTCCGGCGTCGATTACCAGAGAGCAGCTGGTGAAGAAGGAAGTGCTGTTTATGCTCGCGGCACTCGTTGGACTGATCCTTCTCTCCGTCTTCTGGACGCCTCACCTCGGATTATCCGTTGAGAGTAGTCCGCAGCTCACAGAAGTCCAGGCGCCGTGGATATTTTTGGGCATCCAGTTTCTGCTCCGGTATCTGCCCCCAGTTATTGCTGGGATAGTGATCCCTATTGCGATTCTGATATTCTGGGCGGCGATGCCGTACCTCGACAAAAAGGATGATCTTCAAGGAATCTGGTCGCCTGAACCGCGAAAGCGCTTTTGGTTAACATTTGTGTTAACGCTGGCATTCATTGGCGGCACGATGCTGGCGGAGGTGGTGGTATAA